One Brassica napus cultivar Da-Ae chromosome C2, Da-Ae, whole genome shotgun sequence DNA window includes the following coding sequences:
- the LOC106378213 gene encoding eukaryotic initiation factor 4F subunit p150-like produces the protein MRWLKSLPPGSITTWEQCRAMFLDKFYTKHKTVSLRSKITNFQQNTSEPLSEAWARFKEYQRECPHHGYSDEHILNIFYDGANWNVKNSLNAASNRDFMTRTQEEAYTLIENLATSSSNQNEEYGRSRKGGNSEIKKLEEMCAKIDMLMQRDQRVEQQAVINYVNGQNLDQQAAVNYVGGQNYVQNKGLYQNYPHQSGGQGQQFQPQAYRPNQGQQGYQNQNYGQNRPFGQSLGQNRYQNSNYNQGGFQQKQPFNSFQPKNPTQFQTGESSVPAAKESKVESMLQQLMLNQQKTASEINTKVDNINVKVDTMFQDMNNKWESLSAHVKKLETQVSQTAEAVQRPTGVLPGRGEHNPRNEFVNAITLRSGKELVSKEKRSMPADEKTAQIEEPTEVQAEEAEAAENIPPMVRVYTPKLPYPVKQRKSRRDLEAAKCKEMVSELNVKLSFEDVVEMMPALKRYVKSLVTNKASPKENVMSISKRCSTLLQNRAPEKMEDSGSFVL, from the exons ATGAGATGGCTGAAGTCTCTACCTCCAGGATCTATCACTACTTGGGAGCAATGCAGAGCTATGTTCTTGGACAAATTCTACACCAAGCACAAGACGGTTAGTTTGAGGAGTAAGATCACAAACTTTCAGCAAAATACCTCTGAGCCGCTGAGTGAAGCTTGGGCAAGATTCAAGGAATATCAAAGAGAGTGTCCACATCATGGGTACTCAGATGAGCATATCCTCAACATCTTCTATGATGGAGCAAACTGGAACGTCAAAAACTCTCTCAACGCAGCCAGCAATAGAGACTTTATGACAAGAACCCAGGAGGAAGCTTACACATTGATAGAAAATCTTGCCACAAGCTCCAGCAACCAAAATGAAGAATATGGTAGATCGCGAAAAGGCGGCAATTCAGAAATCAAGAAGCTGGAAGAGATGTGCGCAAAGATCGATATGCTTATGCAAAGGGATCAAAGGGTT GAACAGCAGGCTGTAATCAACTATGTGAACGGACAGAACCTTGATCAGCAAGCTGCAGTGAACTACGTTGGTGGACAGAACTATGTGCAGAACAAGGGACTATATCAAAACTATCCACATCAATCAGGAGGACAAGGACAACAGTTTCAACCACAAGCCTACAGACCAAACCAAGGACAGCAAGGATATCAAAACCAAAACTACGGGCAGAACCGACCTTTTGGGCAGAGCTTGGGACAAAACCGATATCAGAACTCTAATTACAACCAAGGAGGATTTCAGCAGAAGCAACCTTTCAATTCCTTTCAACCAAAGAATCCAACACAGTTTCAAACCGGTGAAAGCTCTGTTCCAGCTGCTAAAGAATCTAAGGTTGAGTCAATGCTCCAACAATTGATGCTCAACCAGCAAAAGACAGCTTCTGAAATAAACACAAAGGTTGATAACATCAATGTGAAGGTTGATACCATGTTCCAAGACATGAACAACAAATGGGAGTCTCTTTCAGCACATGTCAAGAAGTTAGAGACTCAAGTCTCCCAAACTGCTGAAGCTGTCCAAAGACCTACTGGAGTTCTTCCTGGAAGAGGTGAACACAACCCAAGGAATGAGTTTGTGAACGCTATCACTCTAAGGAGTGGGAAAGAGCTGGTTTCTAAAGAAAAGAGAAGCATGCCCGCTGACGAAAAAACTGCACAGATTGAAGAACCCACTGAGGTACAAGCTGAAGAGGCGGAAGCTGCTGAAAACATACCGCCTATGGTTCGAGTGTACACCCCTAAGCTGCCTTACCCAGTGAAACAGAGGAAATCTCGCAGAGATTTGGAGGCAGCTAAGTGCAAAGAGATGGTGAGCGAGTTGAATGTGAAGCTCTCGTTTGAAGATGTTGTTGAAATGATGCCTGCCCTGAAGAGATATGTCAAGAGCTTGGTGACTAACAAAGCCTCACCTAAGGAGAATGTTATGTCTATCTCCAAAAGATGTAGCACACTACTTCAGAACAGAGCACCAGAGAAGATGGAAGATTCTGGGAGTTTTGTGTTATGA